Below is a genomic region from Flammeovirgaceae bacterium SG7u.111.
AAAATGAATTCGTCTACCATTCTCCCTTCAAAGCCTATCCAGTATTCTTCCCAGCCTGTTTCAGGATCGGGGTGGTAGCGGTGCCATTCTCCCGGGAATAGCATGATTACATCTCCTGGCAATATTTTCTTTTTCGAGTCTTCACTTTCAAACACCCCTTTTCCAGTGACAACATAGATAAGCTGAATACTGGTAAGTGTTCTTCCTTTTTCCCAGGTGAACATATACCTATCAGGGTGCTTTGTGGGTGGATAGGATTGGTGGGGCAATGTTTTAAAATAGCCACAGGTATTGACCTTTAATCCTCGTTTATCAAGATCGGAGAAGTATTGAAAGAAATTGTTCAATGAATTTAAATTGGATTGTCAAAATATGCAAAATATAAGCCAAAATAGTCATTTTATCTGAATTGGTAGAGTGCTATCTTACATTAATGTTTTTACCCAGTTAATAGAAAAAAGGTACTCACCCAGTAAAGTACCTGACCTAGATTTACCAAACAAAAAAATATTTTCATCTTCATTGAAAAATGACTAATCAAAGTGTAGTTACAAGGCGAGCTAATTTAGCTCACCTTGTTTTTTTATATCCTCTTGTAAAATTTATCTAAGTATATAACTAAAGTTCAAGCACCCTTGGTTTTGTGGCAGACAGGTTGAAAAAAAAACACCTTGTCCATATTTCGGAAATGTATTCTGATGCGTCCTTACTTTATCTTTCTATCCTCTATTTTACATTCACCAAAATCCTCTAGTTTTTCTGAGCCAATGGAAATTATCCGATCCATTCGGAGGGCTTTTGGTTCTTCCTTCACCAACATAAACTCGCCTTCTGAAGTAGTTTTTGTATCTAAAATTAGTGTTTCAATAGTTTCTTCAGCACCTTTTTCGCTTCGGAAGCGAATGGCCACCTTTTGCCTCAAAGTGGCATAATGTTCAATTACATCGTAAAAACTGCAACTGATCGGTTTGTATGGTTTCATAACGCGTTGTATTTTGTAATACACGTACTGTTCAATAAAAACAGAAAACATCTTTCCACCATAAAAATTCACTTTTTCTCAAGAAAGTGAGATTTGACAATCGAACTAATTTACGCTTTGATTTTTGCTCCGAAAATAGGATAACCAACTGATTCATTGCCTGTTATTTAATAGTTTGAAAATAAAAAATCCCACTATCCAAAAATAAAAGGACAGTGGGATTAGCATTTTGGTTCAATGTACGTGGTCTCGCCAGGAGTCGAACCTGGATCTTGGGTTCCGGAGACCCACATAATATCCATTATACGACGGGACCAATTGCTATTAGCATGCAAAGTTATAAAAGTTCGGGAATATTCATTCTTAAATATAAGCCGAACTTGAAACGTGTCAACTTTCAGCCTTTTCTATGTCTTGGACAATAGCCAAGTGGTGGCGGGTATGGATTCTCAAGAACTTCTTGGTTTGCCTTAGGTTGAGCAAGCCGAATATATGGTGCTTGAAATTTGCATTGGGCTGGAGAGTTTCCACTTTCTCCACTAGTTCATAGGCTTTTGCCAACCTTGTTTCAAGTTCATTTTGAGTGATTACATCTTTGGGTGTCACTTGTTTTGGAGCTCTTGCTTTTCCTCTTGGAAACTTGTTTTGGATAAAAACCAGGGTTCTGATGAAAGAAAAATTTATTCTGTAGGCCGAAAGATCTGAGTCGGTCAGGGCGGTACACACACGTACGATCACTCGCAGGTCATGATCTAGATGCCAAGCAATACTTTTTTGGGAAACGGTTTCATTCCGCAACTCCATTTTTGTAATATATTTGGCAATTTCTTCAAGTTCAGTTTGTAAAAACGTAGCCATACTGAGTTGCTATTTATGGTTAAGTGGGCAAAATAACAAAGGCTATTTGTATTTCCAGTTTTGTGGCTATAATTTGTCCAACAAGAAAGAAATCAGGAAATAACATGAAACTGAAAAGCTATTTTTTTTCAATACTCGCTATCATAATTATGCAGGTCTCCAACGCACAACTATTGAAAGTAAATGAAAGCGGTAGGTATTTGGAAGATGAAAACGGTAAAGCCTTTCTTTGGATAGGCGATACGGCTTGGGAGCTGTTCCATAAGCTCAACAGGGAGGAGGCGGTTGAATACTTGGAAAACAGGGCGGCAAAAGGAGTTTCTGTTATTCAAGCCGTGGTATTGGCTGAGAACAACGGATTGCGAAGTCCAAATGCTTACGGCGATTTATCACTTCAGAAGTTAGATCCTACAAAGCCCAATGAGAAATACTTTGAACATGTTGATTTTATCATAAACAAAGCCGAAGAATTAGGACTTGTGGTTGGGCTGTTGCCTACTTGGGGCGATAAGGTGTATTCTGAAAATCTGGGGGAAGGACCTATCATTTTTAATAAAAAGAATGCTGAAGTTTTTGGACGGTTTTTAGGAGAAAGGTATAAGCAAAAGCCGATAGTTTGGATATTGGGAGGGGATAGGAACATTGCTAACATGGAAGTACTGGAAATTTGGAGAGCGATGGCAAAGGGCTTAAAAGAAGGGGACGATGGAAAGCATTTGATCAGTTTTCATCCTAGGGGGATGTCTCATTCCGCTTATTGGCTGCACAATGAACCTTGGCTCGATTTCAATATGTACCAAAGTGGGCATGTTCAGCATTTCCACCATGTGTATACATTTGCCGAACATTTGAGCTTGCTCCAGCCGAGAAAGCCTTTTGTAGAAGGTGAGCCTGCTTATGAAGACATCGCGCTGGTATTTTGGGAATTTATGGATTTTGGAAAGCAATCTGCGGATCGTGTACCCAAAGGGGTGTTGGATGATGATGGTTTGATCGTTGATAAATCTCATTTTTCCAAAGGCTTTTTCGACGATAGCGATGTTAGGGTGCATGCCTATTGGAATTTCCTTTCGGGAGCTTGCGGCTATACTTACGGCAATAATGCCATTTGGCAGATGTATAAAAAAGGAGGGGGAATAGCCATCCCTTGCTTGTACGATTGGCGGGAATCGATGGATAGACCGGGCGCTACGCAGTTGGTTTTCCTCAGGAAAATACTAGAAGCTCGCCCTTTTGATAAAATCGTTCCAGATCAGTCGCTGATTTATGGACTCAACCCTGAAGGAAGGAGCCACATAAGGGCGGCGGGTAGTTCCGATGGAAGTTTTAATTTGGTTTATTTAGGAATGGGTCAAAAAGCAATGGTAAATTTGCATAAATTGCCGAATTCAGTGATGGGCTGGTGGTACAACCCAAAAAATGGGAAAGTCAAAAAAATAGGGAAGTTTCCAAACAAAGGAATCAAGGAGTTTGTTCCTCCATCTTCAGGTGTTGGAAATGATTGGTTGTTGGTATTGGACGATGAAAAATCAGCTTTACCTAAGTTAGATTAATTTGTTGTAAACCAGTAGATTACAATATTGAGGTTTAATTGGATTTATGGACGAATATATAAGAAGCGTAACGAGTGAATTTATAGGTTTTTTGGTTAATGTGGGGATGGATAAAGCTTTAGCAAATTGGGTAGGGGAGTTTGCCATGCTTTCTATCCTCTTGTTCATTTCTTTTTTAGCTTATGGAATAGTTTGGCGGATTATGCGCTATGTATTGTTACCAGTTATAAAGCGCTCAAATACAAAATTTGATGACCTATTGCTCAAGCATAGGTTTTTTAGAAAGGTTTCATACCTCCTTCCTATTTATCTGCTGTACTATTTTACAGACGATACCATTACCATAAAGCTACTTATCAAAGGTATTACCGCATTTTTGGAGCTCTTATTTGTGGTAATTATAGTGATGGTTGTTAATAGTGTTATTTCCACTATAAGCGATTATTATAAGCGTTACGAAATTTCCAAGGATCATCCTATGGAGGCGATTTTCCAAGTAATGAAAATCATCGTATACGCTATAGGTTTTATGGTAGCAATAGGCGTGTTGTTCGACAGGGATATCGGTTCATTGTTCCTAAGCTTGGGTGCGCTTTCTGCAGTGCTGTTATTGATTTTTAAAGATACCATTCTTGGATTGGTAGGCGGCTTGCAGTTGATCTTCAACAAGATGGTAGCCATTGGAGATTGGATTACCGTTCCCAAGTACGGTGCGGATGGCGATGTAGAAGAAATCAATTTGATTTCGGTAAAAGTAAGAAATTGGGACAAAACTATCGTGACCGTTCCTACCTATGGGTTGATTTCCGACTCGTTCCAAAACTGGCGGGGCATGCAAGATTCGGGAGGGAGAAGGATTAAAAGAGCGATCTATATCGACATGGAAAGTATCCGATTTTGTGACGATGAAATGCTAGAGAAGTTTAGTAAGATAGTGGTGCTCAGGCCTTATTTGATGGGGAAGGAGAATGAGCTGAACGAGTACAACAAGAAATTTGAAGTTGATTTGTCATCGAAAGTGAATGGTAGAAGACAAACAAATGTGGGGGTGTTCCGAGCTTACTTAAAAGCTTATTTGAACAATAGGCAAGATATCCGGAAAGACATGACCTTTTTGGTGAGGCAATTGGAGCCTAAAGAAAAAGGTCTGCCCATCGAGATTTATGTCTTTACCAACACCACTGCTTGGGCTGAATACGAAGAAATACAAGCAGATATTTTTGATCATATCTTTTCGGTTATCCCAGAATTTGGCTTGCGGGTGTACCAATCGCCAAGCAATGCAGGTTTTGATAAACTTGGAGCTGCATTTGCTAAGGGTAACGCTTAAAAAAGCTACTGTACCAAATAATTTCCAGAAAGCGTATAGATTAATTCTCCTGTCGCATTTACATCGGTGCTGATAACTCCTTCTTTTTGGAGCATGGCTAATATTTTCTTGGCTTTGTTAACCGAGCATTTCAACTCTATCATCAAGTCGGCGATGGTTACTTGCCCGTCATTTTCCTTTATAAGCTGGAGTATTTTCACCTCATCTCTTATGTTTATCAATTTCCTTACATTATAATGCATGCCTCCGCCTAGGGCATAACAGCCCATAAAAAAAGGGATTATCCCTTCAGCTCCTTCACTTGCGGAAATAGCAAATAAAAGTGTGCCGAATGAGTAGCCTAGAAAGCTTAAGAATGACCTGAATCCAATTTTTGATATTTCTATTTTCATGATTGTATGTTTTGTCTTAAAATGATGTACAAATTCCCCAATCTCCGGTACATTTCAAAGAAGAAGGTGACCAAGACTGATTTTTTGATGTTGAGTGGTGTTTTAATATCAAGTTACTACTTAATATTAAACCATCAATTTTCAGTGCAGGAAAATTCACTAAGCTTTTAGTGTTTTTTTTCTCAGGTTAAAATAGTTGAGAGAGCATGAATCAAGTCCAGAATTTATTTGGTGAAATTGATTAACTATTATAAATTAATGCACTCAACTTAATTGATGTGACCAATTTAAACAATTACATAAGGTGAATAAACTAGCAAAAAGTGATAAATGATCATTTACTCCCATACTGTCTATGAACACCTTATATGAAAACAAGTTTGTGAAGATAGGGCTATGTCCTTCTTCAAAAACTATTGAATTTGTTTTTTTGCCAGCTACAGAAATGCTATCAGACCAGCTTTTTAGGGAAACAATGAATAGGTTTGCTGAGTTGGCTAACCAGCACAGGCCAAATAAAGAGTTGGTCGATTTGAGGCACATGGTCTATACCATTCGTCCCGAGATGCAGCAATGGCTCGACGAGTATATTTTTCCTCGTTATACCGACATTATCCGGAAAATAGCCTTTGTGGTGAGCCCCGATATTTTTGTGATGGCATCGATAGAACAAACAATGGAAGAAGATCGTGCTAGTGAGTTTGTGATCAAATATTTTCGTGAGCACGAGCAGGCAAAAGATTGGCTGATGGCAAGCTGATTATTAAGAAATAGTTAGATAAGTGGCAAAAGGAGATGCTTTTAAGCATGTGTGAGCTATGATATTTTTTAACCTTAATTTTTTTGTAAGATGAAAAACATCCTGTTTTTAGTCCCCCTTTTATTATTCTTTGTTTCATGTGAAAACTCCAAAAAAGGTGGAGAAGAAAATAGTAAACATGCCGAGCCAGAAGTTCTATCAATGTCGGTAGATGAGTTTTTTGCAAAGCCAGAAGGGCTGGCAGGGAAAGAGATAGCCCTGAAAGGAACGGTTGTCCATGTTTGTAAGCATGGTGGAAAACGCCTGCACATGATTAGCAGTGAAAATGGCAAGCAATTGAAAGTAGAAGCTGGTGAAAACCGCAAATTTGAACGCGAAATGGAGGGCGATGATGTGCTGGTTACTGGCAAGGTAGTAGAAGAGCGTATAGATTTGGCATATGTAGATAAGCACGAAGCCGAGGCGATTCAAGAACATGCTGGTGATGAAGAGCAATTGGAGAAAGTGAAAAAAAGTATGGACAAGATGAGAAAGCAGATTGCAGAAAGCAAAACGGGCTATATTTCAAAGCTGTCGCTTGAGTGCACAGGTGTGGTGGTCAAAGAACTGTAGTAACATTTAGAAGCCATAGCGGCTATTTTTTTATACTAGTAAACATGAACTGGCGAAAACTAAATCGAATTCTCCACAGAGATATCGGGTACTTTTTCTTTGGGGTAACTGTTATCTATGCCCTCTCTGGAATTGCCCTCAACCACCTCAATGGCTGGGATCCTAATTATATCATCACCCACAAAGAAGTAAAGGTAAGTCCTATGGATAACAAGTTGGATAAGGAGGAAGTACTTGATCTACTTGTGAAACTAGATGTAAAGGGAGCGTATAAAAAGCATTATTACCCTAACCCTCATGTACTCAAAATCTTTTTGAAAGGTGGGACTGTGTCTATAAATAAACGATCGGGAAGTGGGGTGGTTGAGCTTGTAAAAAGGCGACCTGTTTTCTATCAGGTTAATTTTCTCCATTATAACCCAAATGGATGGTGGACGGCTTTTTCCGATATCTATGCTGGTGCGCTTATCCTCATTTCTATCACAGGCTTGTTCATAGTACGAGGTAAAAAAGGTATTACAGGAAGAGGGGCGTGGCTAGCTATCTCAGGGCTGCTAGTCCCCATTTTATTTCTTATTTGGAACTAGAATTAGGGTCGATTTAGGTTTATACCTAAATCGACCCTGAATTTTTATAATGTTATTCCTGAATCTTGATTTCTTCTATGCCAACACCAAAAACAGCCTTGGCAATCGGATCTAGCTCTACAGGGCTACCTACTATATGAATGGTCTCTTGGGTGTGTTTGAGCTTTTCCCCCACAGCAAGCTCTTTTGCTGGAGACGAGCTTTCTATTTCATAAAAAGGACCTAAAATATTCCCCTCTCCATTTGCACCATCGTTATACGAATTAACGGCATCGCCCATATAAGGCTCGTCTTGTAGCTCCCACAGCGAATTTACATAATCAGTATCTTCTCCTAAGGAAAAATGGATAATGGTGAGGACGTTATTTGCAGCGTCGTAACTACCCAAGAAAGGAGTAGCTATTTCCGGTCGGATACCAATTTTCCCCCTCATTTCCCCATCGCCTTTAAAGAAGATTGCTTTATCGGTAACGCTCAACCTATCGGAAGGGACTTTTCCAAAATAGTCATCCTTTAAGAAGTTTTGAATTGAGTCCGTCGGCTTAATAGGGATTACCACAGTCGTTTCTTCTCCTGGGTTGAACATGCCCAGCAGCCAAATGGAGAGCAAGCCTGTTTCTTTTTTCCAAGCTTCTTTCCCTGTGTTTTCTATCTCGTTTTCAGTTCTATAACCTATGCTTTCCAAACCGTTCCCAAGCGAAATGCCTATCAGTTTTTCTACTTCCTCTTCAGTTAAAACAGAGACTGCCCTTTCTGCTTTTATGTTGAAGGTATAGCCTGAGTAATTTTCGAGTTTCATTTCCTTGGAGAAAAATGCTGTACTGTCGGTTGAGCTTACTAAGTCAAATGATTCGGTGTCTAAGGCGGCAGGGGTAACCCAGTCTTTCATTTCAAAACCTTTTTTGTTTTTAAAGAAAATGGCAAATTGTCCTCCTTCAGGCCCTAGCCAAAACCTTTCTTCTCCTCCAACGGGGTTGATTTGCGGAAGTGTTTTTCCCGAGGCTATCAGTTCGTAATTGATCCAGCCAAAGCTCATGCCTTCCATTCCTTGTGCCGAACTGGTCATCACCCGCCCTTGGTAATCTGGGACTACAGCAAGCATGGCATTTCCTCTTTTGAGTAACAGTGTTTTTTTGTGGGTGGATAAGAATTCTAAATCTCTCTCAAAATTGTTTGAGGCTGAAGCAGTCTTAGGTTCTTGTTCATTCTCTTTTTCATTTTTCATGTTTTTCTGGCAACTAGTGGTGATAACTAAAGTAAAAAGTATAGCAATTAATGGTTTCATAATGACTTGCATCTATGTATAATTTTTTTTAGAATGGTTGTTGTTTTTCTTGGATAGCGGGAACGTTTTTTGTAAAATTGAAAATAGAAATTAAATCTTGTTTTTTGTACTTTCCCTCCTGGTTATTCAGTACTTAAAGTCTCCAACATTTTTTTGTTTCTACTTTCTAAATACTTTACAACTGCTACTACCACTATCACAAAATGGAACAACAACTCGACCGAAGAGAGTTTATCACAAAGGCAGGCAAATTTGGACTTGGCTTAGGTCTTATTAGCGCATTGCCTGTTTACCTAGGTGCACAAGAATTAAGCAAAGAACTATTTTTTGATATTTCCTTGGCTCAATATTCCTATCATAGAGCATTACAAGATAGAGAAATGACCAACTTGGAGTTCCCATCTAAGGCAAAAGAACTAGGTATCAACGCCGTAGAATATGTTTCCTTTTTCTTCAAAGACAATAAAGTAAACAAAACTGAAATAGCCGAGCTAAAACTCCGAACCGATGATATTGGTGTGCAAAACGTACTTATCATGTGTGCTCGCTCAGGGAACTTGGCAAGCTCGGATGAAAAGGAAAGGAAGGCTGCTGTAGCGAACCATTATCAGTGGGTAGAAACTTCTAGCGAGCTGAGAGGGCATGCTATTAGGGTTGACTTGCGAGGCAAAGGTTCGAAAGAGCAAATGGCTGGGGCAAGTGTGAAAAGTTTGGCTGAGCTTTGCGATTATGCCAAAGGTAGTGGGGTCAATATTTTGGTAGAGAACCACGGTGGTGCTAGTTCGGATGGGAAATGGCTCTCCCAAGTAATGACAGATGTGGGCCTGGAAAACTGCGGCACTCTTCCCGACTTTGGTAACTTTACTATCGACAGGAAAAAGAACATAGTTTACGATAAATACAAGGGTATAAAGGAGCTTATGCCATTTGCCAAGGCGGTCAGTGCAAAGTCGTATGATTTTGATGAGTTTGGAGAAGAAACTGTTATTGACTACCATAAAATGCTCAAGATGGTAAAACATGCGGGTTACAAGGGGTATGTAGGCATAGAATACGAAGGGAAAAGACTTGAGGAAACTGAAGGTATATTGGCTACAAAGCAATTGCTTGAGATTGTTGGACGAAAACTTTCATAAAGCAAACCAGCTCCATTCATTTAGGGTAGTGAACAAAGAAATTTTCATTATTTAGTACACAAATTCGTATTTGTAGGGTTATATTAAAAGCCGATCAAATATATTATCGTATCTTTGAGGAACAATAATGGTAAAAATACCCTTCTAGTATTATCCTGTATATAGTAAAACAGTTTGGCATTAGTCGGTTTTAGCTAGCCTAGCTTCCGCTAAATTATGTATTGCCCCCCGCTTATTGTAGGCAGAAAATTTTATTTTATAAAACCAATGTATTGAATGGCGAAATCACAAGAAACCTTTAGCAAAAAAGAAAAAGAGAAAAAAAGACAAAAGAAGAAGCAAGAGAAGCAACAGAAAAGAGACGAGAGAAGGGCGAATGCCAAAGAAGGAGGAGGACTGGATGATATGATTGCTTATGTGGATGAGTATGGTAACATAGTAGATACTCCTCCAGACCCTACAAAGAAGAAGAAAATAAAAGCCGAGAATATCGAGGTAGGCGTTCCTAAAATGGTAAAAGAAGAGGAAGAGGCGGTTAAGAAAGGAAGGGTAGAGTTTTTCAATACTGCAAAAGGTTTCGGATTTATAAAAGAACTAGATTCGAGAGAAAAGTTCTTCGTTCATGTAAATGGGCTTATTGACGAGATTAGGGAAGGTGATGTGGTTTCGTTCGAGCTTGAACAAGGCCTGAAAGGCTTAAATGCTGTGAGAGTGCAGCGAACTAAATAGTTTGTAAATTATATCCTTACATAAGTAAACTCTTTCAGGAGTTCTATCGGTCAGATGGAATCCTGAAAGAGTTTTTTTATGCCGAAAAATTACATTCTTATTGCAATGGGTAGCAGTTTTTCTGATTTTTGTGACGACCATATAATACAACAAGTCATAAACATTAAAAAATTATGCCCGGAGCACTTGACTCAGATTTTATAGTAATTGGAAATGTATCCGATACGTATTTCACCATTGACGTAGCCGATTTTTTAGGACAGCGCAGAGATATAAGCGATATAGTATCACTGAAAACTTTTGCCAACTCCGAATTTTGCCCCCGTTTCACTACTCACGACGAAGAAGATATTTCATCTATTGGGGTGACCCTTGAGGGAAAAACAGTGATTATGGTTTCGGTGCACAGAGGAAATACAGCCACACGGAATGAGCTAGCCATGAGAAATATGGTATTGGCCCGTGCAGCAAAAGACAATGGCGCCAAAGAAGTGATTTTGGTAGAACCAGACTTGTTTTATTCGGCTCAAGATCGAGGTCCTAGAAAAGACCATGGCAACACAGGTTTTGAGAGAGAAATGGGCGATATGCATAAGTTCAACGGGCAGCCGTTTACGGCTAGGCTTTATGCTACGTTACTTAAAGCTTCAGGCGTAGATGTGGTAGTGACTATTCATAACCATAGCAATTCTACTCAATATGAGTTTAAAGAGGCTTTTGGCGAGAACAACTTCGTGAACCTCTACCCAGATGAAATTTTTAATTATTACATAAAAAATTCAGGTGTAGTTGATCCTGACAAAACCATTTTGGTTGCCCCGGACAAAGGAGCTTCTAAATTCGTTACCAAACTAGCCCAATATGGCGAGTCGGATTTTCCTGTACTGATAATGGATAAGATAAGGACTGGGGAAAGAAAAGTGCATCTTACAGTCTCGCCCGAGTCTCCGGTGCCTATTCAGTTGGTGAAAGGTAAAGATTTAGTAGTGCTTGACGATATGGTGAGAACTGGCGGAACTATTGCCGCTTGTTGCAAAGCATTAAAAGAGTACGAACCTCGTAAGATTATCTTCATGACCACGCACTTCCACGGTACGGACGAGACCCGTTTCAACTTGGCAACTCCTGTTATCTCGGAAATCATTACCACCAGTACTCTTCCTTCTATTTTGAACAGGGACAGGCAAGGGCGTTTGAGAAAGAAAATGGCTGTTTTGAAAATCAGTAAGTGGATAGCCAGCTACCTCAACCAAAGGTTGAATATTGGGAGAAATATCAATGAGCCATTTTACATTGAGGATATGTCGGATAAAAACCCTCGTTCTAAGGAGTTTATTGATAGGCAATGGCATATTAATGGCAAATAGACAATATTTTTTCTAAACTTTATAATCAGCTTGGTTGTTAATGTTCTTTGATTTAAAAAGCATTATTTAACCAAGCTGATTTTAGTTATGAAAAAGCATTTGTTATTCCTTTCTGTGTTTTTTGTTACCCTTTTTGCGCAAGCCCAACCCAAGTCTGCCAAGCTGGACAAAAGCCCTTTAGATGTAGCCTACTATCCCGTGAATTTTGCTCACGACCGCAAAGCTGGAGATGAAGCCATTGTAAAAGTTTATTATAGCCGTCCTTTCAAAAAGGATAGAGAGGTTTTTGGAAATTTGATTTCTTACGGCAAAGTATGGAGAGTTGGAGCAAACGAAGCTGCAGAAATCAAGTTCTTTAAAGACGTGAAAATAGGAGGCAAAACCTTAAAAGCTGGAACGTATTCTCTTTTTGCCATTCCTGAAAAAGACAAGTGGACAATTATTTTCAGTACCGACCTAGATTATTGGGGCGCATATCGCTACAAAGAAGAAAACGATGTGCTCAGGGCTGAAGCGGAGACCATGGAAAATTCATCATCATTAGAAAACTTTACCATCGCTTTCGAGAAAGAAGGAGAGGGTGCGGTGATGTATTTTGGTTGGGATAAAACCTTGGCAAAATTACCGATCGAGTTTTAGATTGTTTTTCATTTCTACTGAAGGCTGCTTGATGTTCATCAAGCAGCCTTTTTTAT
It encodes:
- a CDS encoding glycoside hydrolase family 140 protein, giving the protein MKLKSYFFSILAIIIMQVSNAQLLKVNESGRYLEDENGKAFLWIGDTAWELFHKLNREEAVEYLENRAAKGVSVIQAVVLAENNGLRSPNAYGDLSLQKLDPTKPNEKYFEHVDFIINKAEELGLVVGLLPTWGDKVYSENLGEGPIIFNKKNAEVFGRFLGERYKQKPIVWILGGDRNIANMEVLEIWRAMAKGLKEGDDGKHLISFHPRGMSHSAYWLHNEPWLDFNMYQSGHVQHFHHVYTFAEHLSLLQPRKPFVEGEPAYEDIALVFWEFMDFGKQSADRVPKGVLDDDGLIVDKSHFSKGFFDDSDVRVHAYWNFLSGACGYTYGNNAIWQMYKKGGGIAIPCLYDWRESMDRPGATQLVFLRKILEARPFDKIVPDQSLIYGLNPEGRSHIRAAGSSDGSFNLVYLGMGQKAMVNLHKLPNSVMGWWYNPKNGKVKKIGKFPNKGIKEFVPPSSGVGNDWLLVLDDEKSALPKLD
- a CDS encoding mechanosensitive ion channel, whose amino-acid sequence is MDEYIRSVTSEFIGFLVNVGMDKALANWVGEFAMLSILLFISFLAYGIVWRIMRYVLLPVIKRSNTKFDDLLLKHRFFRKVSYLLPIYLLYYFTDDTITIKLLIKGITAFLELLFVVIIVMVVNSVISTISDYYKRYEISKDHPMEAIFQVMKIIVYAIGFMVAIGVLFDRDIGSLFLSLGALSAVLLLIFKDTILGLVGGLQLIFNKMVAIGDWITVPKYGADGDVEEINLISVKVRNWDKTIVTVPTYGLISDSFQNWRGMQDSGGRRIKRAIYIDMESIRFCDDEMLEKFSKIVVLRPYLMGKENELNEYNKKFEVDLSSKVNGRRQTNVGVFRAYLKAYLNNRQDIRKDMTFLVRQLEPKEKGLPIEIYVFTNTTAWAEYEEIQADIFDHIFSVIPEFGLRVYQSPSNAGFDKLGAAFAKGNA
- a CDS encoding STAS/SEC14 domain-containing protein — translated: MNTLYENKFVKIGLCPSSKTIEFVFLPATEMLSDQLFRETMNRFAELANQHRPNKELVDLRHMVYTIRPEMQQWLDEYIFPRYTDIIRKIAFVVSPDIFVMASIEQTMEEDRASEFVIKYFREHEQAKDWLMAS
- a CDS encoding peptidase; translated protein: MNWRKLNRILHRDIGYFFFGVTVIYALSGIALNHLNGWDPNYIITHKEVKVSPMDNKLDKEEVLDLLVKLDVKGAYKKHYYPNPHVLKIFLKGGTVSINKRSGSGVVELVKRRPVFYQVNFLHYNPNGWWTAFSDIYAGALILISITGLFIVRGKKGITGRGAWLAISGLLVPILFLIWN
- a CDS encoding DUF6786 family protein, with amino-acid sequence MKNEKENEQEPKTASASNNFERDLEFLSTHKKTLLLKRGNAMLAVVPDYQGRVMTSSAQGMEGMSFGWINYELIASGKTLPQINPVGGEERFWLGPEGGQFAIFFKNKKGFEMKDWVTPAALDTESFDLVSSTDSTAFFSKEMKLENYSGYTFNIKAERAVSVLTEEEVEKLIGISLGNGLESIGYRTENEIENTGKEAWKKETGLLSIWLLGMFNPGEETTVVIPIKPTDSIQNFLKDDYFGKVPSDRLSVTDKAIFFKGDGEMRGKIGIRPEIATPFLGSYDAANNVLTIIHFSLGEDTDYVNSLWELQDEPYMGDAVNSYNDGANGEGNILGPFYEIESSSPAKELAVGEKLKHTQETIHIVGSPVELDPIAKAVFGVGIEEIKIQE
- a CDS encoding sugar phosphate isomerase/epimerase family protein — its product is MEQQLDRREFITKAGKFGLGLGLISALPVYLGAQELSKELFFDISLAQYSYHRALQDREMTNLEFPSKAKELGINAVEYVSFFFKDNKVNKTEIAELKLRTDDIGVQNVLIMCARSGNLASSDEKERKAAVANHYQWVETSSELRGHAIRVDLRGKGSKEQMAGASVKSLAELCDYAKGSGVNILVENHGGASSDGKWLSQVMTDVGLENCGTLPDFGNFTIDRKKNIVYDKYKGIKELMPFAKAVSAKSYDFDEFGEETVIDYHKMLKMVKHAGYKGYVGIEYEGKRLEETEGILATKQLLEIVGRKLS
- a CDS encoding cold shock domain-containing protein, whose product is MAKSQETFSKKEKEKKRQKKKQEKQQKRDERRANAKEGGGLDDMIAYVDEYGNIVDTPPDPTKKKKIKAENIEVGVPKMVKEEEEAVKKGRVEFFNTAKGFGFIKELDSREKFFVHVNGLIDEIREGDVVSFELEQGLKGLNAVRVQRTK
- a CDS encoding phosphoribosyltransferase family protein codes for the protein MPGALDSDFIVIGNVSDTYFTIDVADFLGQRRDISDIVSLKTFANSEFCPRFTTHDEEDISSIGVTLEGKTVIMVSVHRGNTATRNELAMRNMVLARAAKDNGAKEVILVEPDLFYSAQDRGPRKDHGNTGFEREMGDMHKFNGQPFTARLYATLLKASGVDVVVTIHNHSNSTQYEFKEAFGENNFVNLYPDEIFNYYIKNSGVVDPDKTILVAPDKGASKFVTKLAQYGESDFPVLIMDKIRTGERKVHLTVSPESPVPIQLVKGKDLVVLDDMVRTGGTIAACCKALKEYEPRKIIFMTTHFHGTDETRFNLATPVISEIITTSTLPSILNRDRQGRLRKKMAVLKISKWIASYLNQRLNIGRNINEPFYIEDMSDKNPRSKEFIDRQWHINGK
- a CDS encoding DUF2911 domain-containing protein, whose translation is MKKHLLFLSVFFVTLFAQAQPKSAKLDKSPLDVAYYPVNFAHDRKAGDEAIVKVYYSRPFKKDREVFGNLISYGKVWRVGANEAAEIKFFKDVKIGGKTLKAGTYSLFAIPEKDKWTIIFSTDLDYWGAYRYKEENDVLRAEAETMENSSSLENFTIAFEKEGEGAVMYFGWDKTLAKLPIEF